From Rhododendron vialii isolate Sample 1 chromosome 7a, ASM3025357v1:
TGGATTTTCTATGTGGAATTGGTTTTCAGGAAATCGGGTCGtaggcttcttctttttccctgcTGTTTTTTGTCGTATATATTTGTTTCTCCCAAGCAAAAAGTAATTGGAGGAATATACAGTCATATTTTAAGACCTCAATCGAACAAAACGGACGTCAATATTCTTATTTTAAGGTTTATGATGTAAAATTAGCTTGGTAATGTAAAGCTCCCGGATGTTATGTACTAGTATTATTCTGTTGTGGTTCCTTTCATTTCAAGACCAAATGCATAGTATTTGTGCCCATGTCATTTGTGCAGaggaaaataaaccaaataacAATTAAAACGGTCTATCATGCACAACAAAGATGAATCAcgaaaagtacaaaaacattAGATATACATAGTTTGACACATGAGACCGCACGTATGCTGCCCACAGTCACAACGGAAGGTGAGGGGAAATCTACgattacacaaaaaaaagataatagCACGCGACTTTTGTCCTCTTAATTGTGCCTCttaatttcttttaagtttCTCTCCCCCAAAACGGGCAAATATTTATGCTTTGTGTAACCAAGCCTCCGGACGCAAAACGGCTGAGAGTGCGTCTGGACACCCAATACGAAAATATGGAATTACATTTGGTTAGTTGAATTTGTTTTCACAGCTAtatttagttgttcatttgtaaGGCTCATCTCTACTTATGAGAACCGTTGACAAAATCTTAATATTTTACAGAATATGAGACTTCTACAAAGAGCAGCATATATAGTAGCTTTCAATGAAGTCATGCCGTTACGATTTTGATGCCAAAGTGGGTCTCCACTTGGCTCTTTTATTCGCAGAATTTGCAAGATGTGAAGGTTTAGGAGCCTAAAGAATAACCCTTCACAAGCCAGCCTCGTGGTCAGAAGTCAATGCCTATGACAAAtagtagtactatatatatGGCTATATTGCTAAAtatgtgaataaaaaaaattcaaagatgtGCTGCAAATTCGCAAGTCCAACCTCGTGGTCATGTTTTAGATGGAATGAGGTGCACGTTCTCCTTTTTTTGGTTCTGCAACCTTAAAGTATGTTTTGACAAGTCGCGCCCTTAGGCATTTAGCTAGGTGATAAAGTTATGTACCTGCCCTATCATATATGAGGTTATTATGTAATCATTTTATAGGTAGAGCTCTACTAGGATTGGATCTTTAGATATCGAGATGCAGATAAAGATGGCACGGATCTGTCCATGATATTACCATTCCTAATCCCTTTAATTTCTTTAGGATTATGGATTTCTGTAGAGCTTGGACTGTTTGTGGTTATTCCCGTAGAGATAAGAGGAGGGGTAAAAGAGTTCTATTACGCCTGAAAACCCCCCTTGGGGTGATTATTCTGGCCTCCGTAgtctttttttcgttttatacACACACATCCCAATCACATGACGAATTGAAAGGTAAAATTTTGATTGCCCATCTAAAAGTTGACTAGGAAAAATGCGAGCATAGTTTAACATGTGGGTTGTGCCAAAAGTTCCATAAGTAGGGTGGCTTTCATTATTCCTGCGGTATAAAAATAATGATGCATTAGTTTCTCTTCAAAAGCTATGCTAAATATTTGTCACTTTTTGTACCTAACCTCCCCTTGTTATACTTTGAGGTTGGAGCTATGTAAAGTGTAACCTCAAGAAGACCATAGGATGTGTTAGGATTAATAGATTTTAATCCTTATTCGATAAGTTGGTTTTTATTCTCTGCAATTGATATTCAGTTGAACGGTTCTTTTTCACCTTTTTACTTATTCCCTTTCTATGCAGCGATTATATTCCCAAAAAAGTTCGGTTACCGGCCAAAATAATGAATAACTAATAGCGAAAAATGCACAAgtaattccaaaaaaatgtatactgacaaaaaaaatgattaactTTTTTGGGGTTGGCTTATGCCGGGAAAAATTATTTGGAGGTTTATTGAACACCTATATCTATAGAACCGTaactttttcagaaaaaatgaaaatactcGTATATGTTGCCGTGCACCCAAAAGGTGCTTATCATACAGCAAAACTCTATGTACACGCAAGCGTAACTAACCAAAAAATATAGCGAACATCACTTACACTCTTGTGGTTTGGTGTCGGTGCGGATACGCCCCCAGACTTTCAATTTGTTGCACATGACCACCCTATGCTTTTGTGTGCGTACGTTCGCGCGCACTTACACCATTGACAGAAATAATGAAAAGCCTAACGTGCCCTTCTATTTAAGAATGAGCAAACTTCATTTACACCCCATGTGGTTTGGTGTTGATGCGTATACCTAACATTTCTATTAGCTTTCTCATTTAAAAATTAGTATAGTACTATTACGCAAAGACgtactaatttttttaccaaacaCCACCCAAACCTAATGTTTCTTGCTTTCATTTACGAAAACAAGAATAACAAAAGCACAAAACGAAAACAAAAGATTAGGGACCAATCCGATCGTTGATCTCGGCACTGGCAGCTCGGAGCAAATTTGTGCACATAAAAATTGTTTGTAAATTTGAACTATTTATTATTCAATAAGATTCGAACCATCGATCGTCGAGGACAGCGACCAGATCGACCGCTCTCCCATCCCGGAAACGATAGTAGCTTGCCAAAAAAGACCACACGAGTAATTTCGGTTGATTAAGCTCTCTCTCTTTAATCCTGACATACTTTTGGTCAAGATACGCAGCTTACGCGCCGTCACTATTTCCTGATCAATTCGGTTATTCCCTCTCATCAACTCTCTCTGCATTCGTCTcgcattttctctctctctctctctctctctctctctctctctctctctctctctctctaatctgtTCGGTAACTATTCTATTGCTTAGATCACTTAGTAATAATGATTTGAAGCCCTCGCAATTGATCCATTTATCGTGCGGAATTCGTAGTTGATGTGTTTTTACAAATATAATAATTGCGAGATCTGTGGTTGAATTCTGCTTATACGTTCGATTGTGATACCGTGGTTGAATTTGGCAGTTGGATTGCTTTGAGAGCGATGGTGTTCTTCAGAGGTGTTTCGGCGCTTTCCAAGCTACGTTCTCGTCTTGTAAGATACATACGCACAAATCTGCGGTGTTGATTTCGTATTGgtttttttgtgcttttcctgtgagtttatttgacattatatatgttttttggatttttaggtTCAGCAACCAAGTCTGACCAGCACTGTGAGGTGGCTTCAAATAGAAACCTCCTCTGATCTTGTAACCTCCACACCCCTCTATATCTCCTTTACACTTACGCGTAGTTATCAATTTAGCTGTATGTGTACATATAGGGAAGTTAATCAATCATACGTATATCTACGCTCTCTTCTGACGTAACCGTGTCATCAACAATTAACAATGTTGGAAGAAAGATTCAAGTGAAACCCTCAAGTTTATGAGTCTATGTAGAGTTGAATCTCGTAAAATTACGTGGATATGTAACAGTAGTTATAGCATTCTGTGGAAGAAGTTATTGTCCTAGTAGTAAGTCCAATTGATGGTTCTACTAAGATGCACAAACTGTCAAGTATACACAAGGTAGAAGGATGGAACAAGGTGAGTAGGATTCAAGGTTTAACTCGCTGCCCAGCTCATTCTCAAGTATGCGCAAGGTACAACGAATGAAGGATGGAATGAGCAAGTCTAATGTGCTACGTAAATTTATCGTGGTTCCTAGTAATATGAATATAGTTACTGATGTAGCTCATGATTGGAATATTCTATCTTCTCTGCTTTTATGGtcctactttttttctttttcgttttttaatTCTGTGCATTTTTCCAGTTTATGGATCTTGAATTCACATGCCTTCTGGCCAGAATATGCACATCGTCCTTTCGTCTTTCAGAGATGTAGGAAACTAGTGAAGTGGGAAGCCTAGTGgaaaaaatgacaagaaaataATCATAATGATAATAGCATGTCGCGTTTCTAGCAATTGTGCATTGTCGATACTTAAAAGGAATTGGTGTTAGTAACATTTTCTTCTAGCTAAGGTCCTCTCTAATTCTCTTACTTTTGTTTGTTGGTCTTTTTCATCTAATTTTTTCCTGTGTAGGATCTTCATTCTCAGCTGAAGGAACTAATTCCCGAACGGCAGGTACATTCAACTAAGTTTGGTATATATGTATTGACAATAAAGGAATTGTGTAATTAATTTGTGTCCTGATCTCAATCAGACTTCTTTTTCATGTTCCCTCGAATTATGGAAGTTTTCCAGTTTGGTTGGTTACAAGAATTCGGGTCATTGTTATCCAAAAAAGAATTCGGGTCATTTTTGCGGTCATTGATCACTTGACCTTGTCTTAATATAATTTTGCAACTGGAACATTTTTCTCTGTGAAGAACTGCCTAAGTGCCTGCCCACTTTTGTTGGTTTCGTGAATGTGTAAGTTGCTGGGTTTCAACAGTGGAAGTTGCATTCTTTTTGGTTAATCTCAATTTGGCTTTGGAGTCTTTGCATGCTACATTTGTGACTTAAGTTTACTCGTGATACGGTGTTAGAAAACTTGTTAAGTGTTGTTCTTCGCCAATTGTGGTCAAGATAGGCTAGAAATCAGATATTATTTCTAGGAGTAAAACCTCATTAGTGTGGTTGATTTTGTTTCAGGAGCGCCTGAAGAAACTGAAGTCAGAACATGGAAAGGTTCAACTGGGGAACATTACAGTTGATATGGTAAAACCATAAAGATGTCCTTTTCTATTCCTCACTTGTCTAATTCAATGGCGGAGAGGATGGTTAACagaatttttgaaattctgcTGGCTTCCAATTTCTGTGCAACCTCTCATTCTATGTTGTTTTTTCAGttcttttaactttatttttaatctgaaaGGTTCTTGGAGGAATGAGAGGAATGACAGGTTTGCTGTGGGAAACCTCATTACTTGACCCTGATGAGGTGTGTTACCAGTTCGTGAAGGGTTTTTATGTCAATAGTGTTTTGCTTTCTGTGTTTCTGTTAGGTATAAAGTATTGGCGATGAAAAACTAGCTGAATTACCCGATAAAacgatttttggtttttatctctctccaggGCATTCGGTTTCGGGGTTTGTCGATACCTGAATGTCAGAAAGTATTACCAGCAGCAAAGCCTGATGGAGAGCCATTGCCCGAGGGTCTGCTCTGGCTCCTTTTAACAGGAAAGGTAGGTAATCTTAGTGATTGAGATTAGAGCGTACATCAAGTTATTTGCAGTGGGTATTAAGGAACAACAAAAAGGAGGACAATTGAACTGAGTTACTGGTATAAAAATATGTTCAGGCttcatatttttccttttttttttttttttctgcctcTTGGGATTGGGATTTAGGTTTGTTTGGTTCAGGTTGGCTTGTTGCCTCTGGCTAGAATATTGCCTGTTCACTATCATTCAAACATCATTATCCTAACGCCTCCCAATCTGAGCGCTCTGTGCAGGTACCAACCAAAGGGCAAGTAGATGCATTATCTAAGGAATTACGAAGCCGTGCTGCAGTTCCAGGTTGCGTAACTTTCAATTTTGTCTTTTACCTTTTTAACGCAATCACCCATAGTGTAGGCATTTCTGAACGTCATTTTTTACGATTTATTGAGCAAACCCCAAATAGTAGGAATCGACTTTGTGCAAGATCAATTTGGGTAGTTGGTTTCCTGCtggtataatttttttattgtacctttttagttgatttttaaaggaaaaatgaCTTGAAAACTCATTCGCCTCTATCTGCTCGTAGATTCTTGCATGATAGTTTTATTGGAGCTATTTCTCTTCTTTAAGGCCTTTAAGTCTTCACATTCCATATTCATGTCCTTACTGGTGGTTTAAGGGCAGCTATTAACATCACTCCGGTCTCGTTGTTCTAGTCTCATTATCAGCATTTCAAGTGCTTATTCCCGACtcgtcaaaaaaaagaagaaaaagtgcTTATTCATTATGTTGTGGTTGCAGATCATGTGTATAAAGCAATTGATGCCCTTCCTGTTTCAGCTCATCCAATGACCCAGTTAACAACTGGTGTCATGGCTCTTCAGGTTGATCAACACACTTTctaaaattctttgtttttctcattTCCAGCCATTTTATGTGTTGATAGTATAATCAATTATATAACATCGAACCACATCCATGCAAAATTGAGGGGTGTTATAAATTGATTTGATTGACTCAGCTTTTGTTGGGCATTCTTGAGTCCATTTGAAGTTGAAATAAACTCAATTGAATGGCTTATCTTTCAGGTTCAGAGTGAATTCCAGAAGGCATACGAGAAGGGGATCTCCAAATCAAAGTAATTCTTCTTAATCAGATTTGTGTTGgcaattttcccttttcttgttATCCAACAGCTGAAGATTATTCTGTTTTCAGGTACTGGGAACCAACGTATGAGGACTCCCTTAGTTTAATTGCTCAATTGCCAGTTGTAGCTGCTTATGTCTATCGAAGGTTAGTAAATTTGATCGCAGCCCTTGTTTTCTTCTACGGATACAGAACCAGGGCTAATCACTTGATTCTAAGTTCGTATGCAAGTGTTACATGTTTGTGTGGGTCATGTTGGATTGactctttcctttttctatgAAGGATTTACAAGAATGGCCGAGTCATACCCAAGGACGATTCCCTGGATTACGGTGCCAATTTTTCCAACATGCTTGGTTTTGATAGTCCTGAAATGCATGAGCTTATGCGGCTTTACATCACCATTCACAGGTGCATTATCAGCCTCTGTTCAAAATTGTTCTAAGGCTAAGGCTAGTTCAcggttccaaaatttattttaaaacgTTGTAAACTATTCGTGTCCTCCATTTATTGGAGTATGATTCCCCTCGGTCAACATTCTAGAGTTTGTTTCTCTGCACGTAAAAGTAACATAATTGATAGTAACCCTGATCAGCTTATGACGAAATTGTATTTCATGATGGGTTGCAGTGACCATGAAGGTGGGAATGTTAGTGCACACACTGGTCATCTAGTAAGTTACTTCGGTCCTTATCCATCCTAATGCACAAATTTTACAATCTCCCTCTTGCATTTAAGTTCTATCTGGTATTTGCCTGCCCAGTATTCTGGACATGACCATTGAATCTGTTAATGTCATGTTCACTTCAGGTTGCCAGTGCCCTTTCAGATCCTTACCTTTCGTTTGCAGCTGCATTAAATG
This genomic window contains:
- the LOC131334251 gene encoding citrate synthase, mitochondrial, with translation MVFFRGVSALSKLRSRLVQQPSLTSTVRWLQIETSSDLDLHSQLKELIPERQERLKKLKSEHGKVQLGNITVDMVLGGMRGMTGLLWETSLLDPDEGIRFRGLSIPECQKVLPAAKPDGEPLPEGLLWLLLTGKVPTKGQVDALSKELRSRAAVPDHVYKAIDALPVSAHPMTQLTTGVMALQVQSEFQKAYEKGISKSKYWEPTYEDSLSLIAQLPVVAAYVYRRIYKNGRVIPKDDSLDYGANFSNMLGFDSPEMHELMRLYITIHSDHEGGNVSAHTGHLVASALSDPYLSFAAALNGLAGPLHGLANQEVLLWIKSVVDECGENITTEQLKDYVWKTLNSGKVVPGFGHGVLRKTDPRYMCQREFALKHLPKDPLFLLVSKLYEVVPPILTELGKVKNPWPNVDAHSGVLLNYYGLTEARYFTVLFGVSRSIGICSQLIWDRALGLPLERPKSVTTEWLENHCKKSA